TGTCGTTGTGCTGCCGTCAGAATCTCACGCTTTCCGACGATTGATCAACaatgaaaattttgtttagATTTGTATTGTAATCTAGACAAGGAGCAAAATTTTCAATCATGGACGCAATTCTTGGATGTTTAAGAAAGGCGACTTCCAGTTGATTATTTATAAGGAGATATAAGAAGATCTATTCCAGCTTAAAATTCAGAATAGTTGAAGTCAAAGTTTTAGCATTAAAGATTAAATTTCAAAACACTCTATGGATAAATTTAGAATCATACGACACCCAAGCGTGATTTGATGGTCAaattacaaaaattttaaacttgcGCTGCATATTGGGTGCGAGAAAACGATACACCAACAACATCGTCGTCGTCGTGCGGAGTCACATACATTCTAATGAGGAGCTACATAttgaaaaaacattgtttcacTTATTCTCTACGCATTTTGCAGACAACCCCAAAATAACTCCATTAAACTCGCAGAATCATTTAACGATATCATGTACAACTCTTCATAGTATTGAAAATTTCCAAATATTACTTCACTCGACGAATTAGCTCCTGAATCCATCTATGTTGTGCTTTTACAATCCCTTCAAACGCGTACAACATTTAAAGAAAAGTCATACAATTTTAAAAGCAAAATAATACAATGGAGCTTAAATATGACATTTCATTGGAAAATGCATTGCTTTTGAAACATCTATTACTTAAAAATGctactaatttttttctttttaaaagctcattatcgaaaattcataaattatgcatgcatgcaacacCGCTGAAAATTTCatctttaaaaaataatagtaatcATCTACCGTATGAAAATActgcaatttaaaaaaatgaaacaaaTATGAAGGAGTAAAAATACTGATAaccaataatataataaaatgaatgagtaaaaatattcatgTTCACTCATATCTCATAAACGTGATGTGCGGAAGAAATAAGGTCATCGAGTTcgcgtgcgcacatccaactccgcctactagtcttcggcacctccaatcTCTTGATCAATtcgctcacctgcatcattcacacctaataagtctaaagactcaacacacttgtaAAGTTATAacgaatacatatacataacaagcaacagtgaaaagtagtataataaaaatatgtttcatgatcttaaaaatgCGTAACGTACACATAATAAAAGCATGACATGTGAAAacatctcatcatatcatcatatacttgttcattttatttaatcGAATTCATttcgttagttgtgactttcgtatcagctctatcgtattagctctattcgatggatccatctacatataaccgtggtactgggcgacgggggcATCAGCGACATTATTACCCATCCattgagcattggccttacagctcatcgtatacatatataatcaatcataaccaactctcatccttcaaaaacatcataattttcatcacttatcaaaataatgcatatacgaaatttttcttaaaatcaagcatgcaacgtatttttcatgatttcataaaaattcatatatatgATATCGTATACATTAAAACATGACAAAATCGTGTTTACGGTGTTGCCACGACAAAAAACTCGACTCGGGCGCAAAATGAcatttaattgaccattttacccctagacctcaaaattttgacccgaagcctaccaaaacatctcaaaacataataataagcatttcttagacgtaaactcgagcccgtttcaaagcttatatgattcgttttaaaacttggaccggggtcccgattataacccgaaacttaaccaaaatttttccAACTCAAACCATGACTCGAACCCACATGACCAGCCTTTAAACCACTTATTTCAGACCACTTATGACCCTAAAATAGTAACCTAAAGTTTCTGGAATTTTCTATACGTGCATACTCGAAACCCTAGTGGACCAACCTTTCTATATTTTCGATCCTAGCTCAAGACCAAGCGGACCAGCACCTAACCAGCTATACTGGGACCATGTTCGAACCCTGGAGGCTCTCCTTGACCAACCCTAGCTAATCATACTATCTAAAACACCAGACCCTTGCGATACCCTCGAAACTGCGCCGCACAAGCCAACCGAGCCACACATCAACCTAGCCCTTCGACCAACTCCTAGACCACAACCAGATATTCATGGCCCTTTCCCAGCCTTGTCATGGACCCAAGAGGATCGACTCCTTGGCTGGAATTGAGCCACGCACGGCTGGACACACTAAAGTACTCGAACAATCCAACCCAAGCCCTAACCGAAAGCAACTCGCATAGCTACCCATTCCACTCGACCAAGCCATGACTCCAGCCCCTAGGTTCCTCGTCCCTTGACGTGCTTAGCACCCTAGCAATGTAGACCAGCAGCCCCCTCATACAACAATTCAAGAAAAACATGAGTTATGCGCAAGAACACGCGTTTTCATGAACATCCGAAGCAAGAAATGTTTTACTCATGAAAGGTTTATGAAATCTTCATATATGGCACATGTATCAACATAAATACAACATGTATGATGCGAAAATAAAGAAACATGGCGTGCCTTAATGTTTATACACTCAAAGACTCGAAGATACGTGCGTAGGACTAGCACCGGAGGAGCGGGGATGAAGCTTTCTTTGAAAACTAAAGGGGGCCGATGGTTGCTGCTGAAAAAAAAGAGGGGAGGCTGCTAATGGAGGGGAGAGGCGGTAGGGTGTTATTAGGTTTAGGGTCAGCTTAGGGTAgtgtttaaataaaatacaaagcACTAATGtgtcttaaattaaattttaaaaggattaaaaaggttttgagcccattaagcattaaaacaaacccagcaagcccaataacactcccgaaaatatttcgttttggtacatttttaaaaatattatccgaaccctcaaaaagtcctccgaatcgttaaaatttgcgtaccggttaaaaatatgattcggcgagtaaaaatactctACAAATGACCAATTTCAAAATTCTCCCTTAATTATACctcatattaataataatttaataaaaatatttactaaTTATCCCCGATCTCCattactcgttcgagcgcgaaatgcaacttaaaaccctaatgcatgaaactttaaaatacacATGCAATAACACCTAACTATGCAACATTAaggcattaaatgcataaaaatcattaaacaaataatttaaGTAAAACCCTAGATGGTATGCAGTGAGGTTATGTAGATCAAATTTCTTAAACCTTACAGTTTTCCTTAACTCATTTGTCCAAACCAAAACATTGGGtgagaaaggaaaaaaatcGCTGAACTCAGGTATTATACAAACTGAACTAATCCAAAGACAAACAAACTCTtgaaaaaacatatatattgagctaaaatttggaaaaaaattaaaattttagaggAAATTCACATAAAGATGACAAAAAATTGTCAAATCTTCAACCAATCTTCGTAcaagaaaaaaaggaaaaaattctCTTATTTGCATTATAACAAATCAGCCAAATAAGCTTGAACGAGCTCAAATTTGCCAGAAATGACACCTTTAATCGGTAAAAACTAAGCTCAAATGATCTCAAATTTGCCAGAAATGACACCTTTAATCGGTAAAAACTAAGCTCAAATGATCTCAAATATGCAAATCAAAATTCAAATATGTACACATTGatattaaataacaaaaaaatattttcggaGAAGATGAAGAATGCCTTCGCTGTTGACCCACAACGTCGGTAATAGAGCTCACCGCTGGAAGACTTTCGTCTGATGGAAACACCTGTTGGAATAGGAGAATCGACAGAGGGAGAAGACACATATTAAGATATGAGGGTGAAGTGAAAAACAAAGGAAtggttaattaatttaaatgtttaagtcGTAATGTACTGTTTAATTGCAATGAGGATCTATAATTCAAAAGACTTATAATTGGCATCCCTTAATATtgaaatctgatatgagatctgattcataaattaaaactaTTATCCAGGATATTATGCTAACTTACCTCTTTGTCCAAATGCCAAAATTTCTATGTTTTTCTATATATAAAAACACTAAAAAAACTTGGTTTAattaagtaaatttttttttaaattacaacTCGTATCAAAACTCACTCAGGTCATCTCCAATCTTGCATCAAAATGATGTTTAATTGTCATCCAATGTGAGTTGCACTATTTTAGCCTTCTTCCGCGCCAAATTTGGCGTAGAGGAAGGCCTCAGCGCCaatgtgtttttttttatttctataaatttttattttttttataaatatttataataaaaaatataaataatagtataatatatattttattattttaataattagatatttaataataaaaatgaaagaataataattattgatttttaaatattaatatttttatttatgttaattattaataattaaagaataatttgatttaatgatttataaataatataattaaatacaaatacaaaaattaatataacaatacaattcataactaaattgaaacGCATAATTGAAACACATAATTCAAATACAATGAATTAATATATGTATGAACACtattcataattaaaatatattaaataaaatataataattaatatatatctaataaaaagaatatttcgAGAATATTCTTTTTTGTGTAAGATTTGAATTAAATGGGCTGGAaatacatgttgtatttgatgtaaaaattgcattattttagtgTAAAATTTACATACAAAAAATAGATTTTGTAGTTGGAGATGGCTTCGTATGTTTTCATTTATCTCGAagaacaaatgaaaaaaaaatctcaaCCATAATGGGTCTTCTTGTAAATTCAGTATGAGTTtgcttttattatttttttaggcGCTTTTGCCAAGAATATAGCGACCCCAGTCTCAACTCCACCTCCACTTCAAAAACaatacaaaagaaagaaaattgcTTCGGGAAGAACCCTTATTCCCCTTCcataaaaacataaattcaACTCGTTGAAGGAGGGCAAGAAAAGGAGATGGCGGGCTACAGGGCTAGTGAAGATTATGATTATTTGTTCAAGCTTGTTCTTATTGGTGATTCAGGCGTTGGAAAATCCAATCTTTTATCAAGGTTCACCAAGAATGAGTTCAATCTGGAGTCCAAATCCACTATTGGCGTTGAGTTTGCAACCAGAAGCCTTCATATCGATGGTAAAGTTATCAAAGCTCAGATTTGGGACACTGCTGGTCAAGAAAGGTCACTCCTCTTGCACCCCTCTTTCAAATCATTCTAGCCTGATTCGAATTTGGTGAATGTATGTTTTTTTGTTGGTTATATATAGGCATGTTGTCATTTGTCTATGATGATTGATTGTTGGAAGTGGGAACAATTTGAAATGTTCATTTCTGGTTTGTTGTGGAAAGATTATACGGGCTGTTGCTGGTGTACGTGGAGGCTATAATGATGCTTGTATTTGTTGAGTTGTGATCGGGGTTCTTTGTTTTGATTTCATTGTTATAGGTAAGCTAATTCATTTGCAGAGTCATGTGGCATATCAATGAACTAGAGGCTTACGATTGGAATCAAATATGCTTCCTTTctaattttatttgtttatttttctgcaaattcTATTCCATGATGGCAGTAGTACATGTTTGGCTCCAGTTTTTATGCGTAATAAAAAAAGCCGCAGTGAACCGACCAAGTGTTATGGACTTCAGCGATGATTTAGACGCAATACTGTATTGCTGTTTTCTCCGCCACTAATTGGAACTTATACTTTCTTGTTTTCTGCTTCGTGGGTCTATTCTACTTGGAACTTATACTTTCTTGTTTTCTGCTTCGCGGGTCTATTCTATCTGGATATTTGAATTTACCTATTTGAAGATTCCAAATTTCTTTGCCTTAACTTTTCTTTATGATTAAAATTCAACTGATGTATCCTTGGTTACGATGGCTCAAAGTTAGGATTTCTCCGTTTAAGCATCAGTTCTATTGGTATGATCGAAGAATGGATGTTGTCTTTCAATGCTCAAGTTTATAGTTTGGACATTGAACCAGTatgcatgttttaatgattTCCATTCCCATTGTCATCATATGAAAAAAAATGTATCACATGTATCCCTGTATCTGAAACTCAATCTGGTTCACAAATACGATGCAGCTCGGGGTGGTTTTGATCTCTTTCACAGTTATTAATAAGCACTATGCgttcatttttttatatatttttttatttttgtatatcTACTTTGTTTTAACTTTAATAAAAGTTTGGAATTGTGGATGGCTAGAAGTTTTATAGCTGCTTATCTTCCATTATTGATGAAGTTGTATTGAGTGGAGTTTTTTACTGTTTTTATGTGGGATTTGAAAATTGTCTAATCACGTGCATCATTTGTTTCTTTTTTCACATTAATCCAtgctttttcttgattttgtttttaTCGTTCTTAGTGACAATGATTATTTACTTTCATGTTCTGCAGTATGAGTTTTTTAAGACAGAGAAGTTTTTTAAGACATAGAAGGGGTGATATTCTACCATTTGTTTAGTTTGTATCCTTAATTTGAAGGCATACGAGGTTAATTTGCATGTTCAGTGTGTGTTGTTAAGTATGTTGttgaaacatttcatgttcgcaatcttgattttgacaTTAACAAAACATGTTATTTTGTTACTgatgatttacctaagtgcgcaagaagttgaaactgatcaggcttcaaACTGATTAGTTACTGCCTAAGCTGAAGCTATCAAAGACGTAAACTGAAAAGCCAATTGATTGCCcgaaactgaatcagttcaactgatatatcgtaaatcagttcaactgattgtccagctgataggtggttcagcagaagaccttcagaagcccgccagctgatgaagagttcaactgataaagagccCAACTGAGCAGTTCaaatgaaagagtgaaatcagttcaactaacgagtcaactgatttcaccatccCAACTGAAGACCGGTTCAACTAACCAGTCAGAGCATCAGTTTGGAATCAATTAGTTtgtagaacacgacaagcttatcaaAGGTGGAATCCAGTTGCGCGCATTAAGGAAAAGCAACTGCATTATCAATAGTataataatggacgttgcagtaaagcttaaagacaaaatgttccagaatgattgtcggaaaagtcgagacacaaatttcaaggaacacattcaaactgcaacgatcacatgtgatgagtcttgatgtacggtcgCAATACTACTATAAATACAAACCAAGACAATCAATAAAGAAAAAAAggtggaaaaacaagagagagaAAAACgggcacgcttattgcatatcaACTTATAAAGAAGCAATCAACCCAGTTGAGGGGACACttcaagttatatcagcttagtgtaGAAGATTATTTTCCTCAGTGTATGAGAACATCTTTCGGGTTGTTTttagagatcagttctcacacacacacaccaccactcaaataccgtcttgcacaaagacgtaaaacttgtgtatgtagtctttgacacacacacgttaaacaagtgttggctggaaagtGATGCCTTcaatctagactaggagttcagttaggcagtgtgTAAgttctaagctgagtgggtttgtacaaagtgttgtataaatcaaagtcttctagtggatcctacccaaggtggtagaaggggtaatgtaggagcagttgaagtctccgaacatccataaacatatcttgtgtattaactgcttaactgtgttttaaactgacttgatcagttcagttctgtccaCAACTGAAATGATAGAAGCCAGAATTGATTCCCTGTATTTCAGTCGATCAGTTTGCACAAGTCATTAGTTTTTAAAATCTTTCagtttttcttaacgaatgattactttgagtgttttccgcttggtttgaaaccaaactcgatctaattcatcggtgtatacattcttagaacacgagctcttgcagctcattgagaatattgtgtttgaagcaccctcgcagGTGCCCGAACCGATCATCATATGTTTTTAtggaggacgaaattttttttgaatgagttgattttgaattttcatttgaCTTTTTGCACGTTTTTGTTATGGCTTTTGTTGCGTTTATGAATGAAACAAACTTCTGCCACCTGGAAGTATTCATCTTTTTCGCAACTTTTCTTTTTCTGAATTCGGACTGTTTAAACTAGTGCAACTTTCATATTGAGAAACTTGCTGAACTAATAGTGTTATACAAAtgattatatcacttaaatcttTAGCAAGATGCTACTTGTACTTGCAGAATCTCTTTGATATTTACTCTCCAATTTTTTATACGCACCCTCCAATTTTTTATAAGCACATATTTTAATAATCTTGTTCCTGTAGTTGGTAAGATGTAGTGTGTAGATTCTGCTATGTGTTAACTTTATTTTAACTAGTTAGATATTGCGAGTTGTTTAAGACTCCCTGTTACCTCCACATCAGGGCTGGTTAATGTTTCAGACATGTATGAAAAAATCAATGTTTTTTAAAGCCTATGCGGCCTCTTTTGAATGTTTATATGTCATTTGTATCTTTTAAACTTGTTAATGAATCTCGTTTCTTATATAAAAATAGCCCTGGGGAAGGAAGTTGTGCTACTTCTACTGACCTAGATGATTACCGGTCAAAAATTTGCACTTATTATTCCTATATAGTTGAATTGATGTGAGATCAAATTGTATTTATGAAGCCTAGTTTGTTTAGATTCTGCAATCTTACTTGAAGATTTTCTTTTTTACGATCATACTCATCATAATAACTCAAGGCTTTCATTTCCTCTGATGTTGAAATGTCAGATGCACGGGTTTGAAAACCACACCAGGATTCAAATAAAGAAACACTCTTTCTTAATTCTTATTAATATTAAAGATTGATGTGATGTTTTAGTGACTTGATAAATTTCATGATAACCCTGACAAACAAGGACATCTTGATGTTGGTTGTGTTGTTGGGTATAGTTCTGCGGTAAATGAATCACTTTGTGGACTTGTCTGGGTGTTAACTGGAATTGGAATTTTGTAGTGAAACATCACTGTCGACACCTGAGTAGTATGCATCATTCAGAGTTTTGAATCTCACATACTTTGATAAAGTCACAAGGTGGAGAAAGCCAACTCGTTATATGTTGACATTTTGGGCCTTTTAGTCTATTTCATTTAAAATCACGGCCTTTTTCATTCAAGATATTGGATTAGTTGCTGAAATGCGTAATATCATCTTAATATTTTTGTGGTTATTTTCTTGAGTTAATGGGCAATATTTATCCCTGATGGTCAATGATGTAATTTATGCTGATATATTATGCATCTTTATTGATTTCTTCATCTAAGATCATGCATTGGAGCATTGAAAATGACTTGATGAATGATGATGGATAAAGGTTATAGTGTGGAATTTTGTATGCTATTTAACTATTTTTTGGACTTGAATTTGAATGACTCCTTTATATATTTGTATTGAAATTTTTACAATGTTTGTGAATTATCAATGAGTTGGTTGGTTGATTCATTTGATGTttttttagatatatatatatatatatatatatatatatatatagagagagagagagagagagagagagagcaaGAGAGagatattataaatatattattttgcgTTTGCATAAACATGTACACACGTACATacctatatatataaattgcgTTTGTATAAACATGTACACatgtacatatatacatatatatgtgtttatatatagatatatgtgtatatatatagatatatatgtatatacacacgcatttatatatattattttgtgtTTGCATGCATATGTACACACATATATTAACGAACCTGTCTTCCTATTTTGATCCTAGCTTTCTGAAAATGTCTTGTATTGATGCTGTGATCCACTCCCCTATCTGTGTTCATGGTAGTGTTGGGCACCGGATTGTTCGTATGCTCCTGGATCACCATTTACATCTAGTTTTCCTGAGCTGGTTTGTTGCAATTTTGCATTCTTTAgtcttttcctttttcttctaCTGTATTATCATCTTTTATTGTCCCCAGAAATGCAAGCATGAAGAGATTATATATTTCACAaccgaaaaaaaatattatacataaATTGTTCAATAGTCTAATTGAGGCATCAGTACTAGAGCTTGGCATTGATTTAAAAACCAAATTATTTCTTTTATCTATCTCTTCAAATTGAACCACCCTAGAAATGTGCTTAGATATATTTTCTCACGCGCTGAAAAAGATTTTTAGATGCACGTACTTGTCTTTCAAATGGAATATCtgctttttttttgtttgtataATCAGTTGAAGAACAAGAAATTTCTCGCAGTAATTTGGCTATGAATCATGTGGTCGGTTAAAAGGGTGAAAAACTGTTTTAATGTATCTGGCCTTCGTAAAAAGCCCTTTTTTTAAGAATAAAACAATTGACATCTTCATGTAAATTGATATTCATATTGAATAAATTCTGTACAAGTGTTACCTTGATTGGTTTTATGATCTCATATGATGATACTTTCTATGTTTTACACTCTTATTTCAGATTCACATTCTTTCAAAGTCCTTGTGTTTGCTGTTGATCATCCAAATGGGGTAGTCGTTCGccattgattttttttcttttcaagtgAAACTGAAGATAACATTCGTTTTTAGATAAGAATGGTGGGCTTAGTATTGTATTTTACCGTTTTTGTTATATATCTACTCGAGTAGCTGTCGGTTATGCAGCCTGTTGCATATATTTTGTGTTGTGGATAATTTGTTAACATGCTTTTATTCTCAAGTTTTGTCTTAAACAATTGAagtgaaaattaaatattaatgcTTTAGCTTTTATGAGCTACTGTTGTTCCCACTTCAGGTATCGTGCCATTACTAGCGCTTACTATCGAGGAGCTGTTGGTGCTTTGCTAGTGTATGATGTCACTCGACGTTCCACTTTCGAGAATGTTCTGAGATGGCTCAAAGAATTGAGGGATCATACTGACCCAAATATTGTAGTCATGCTCATCGGAAACAAATCTGATCTTCGACATCTCGTGGCCGTTTCGACTGACGATGGAAAAGATTTAGCAGAGAGGGAGTCTCTCTACTTCATGGAGACTTCTGCTTTGGAAGCAACAAATGTGGAGAAGGCATTCTCTGAAGTTCTTGCTCAGATTCATCAGATTGTAAGCCGGAAAGCTGTTGAGGCTGGTGATGAAACTGCTACTTCTGTTCCAACAAAGGGGGAAACAATCAATATCAAAGAAGAAGCTTCGGTTTGGAAGAGATACGGATGCTGCTCAAACTAGGCACATGGGCAAGGTCTGAGGGTAATTTTGCTCCTATtgcatttctttttctttaCATCATTACAGCACTCCAGCGCGCTCTCATTTCAACTAGATATCTGGGTGCATTTCAACTAGATATCTTCTTTTTTGTTTGCTATAAGAATGTATCGATCTCAAGAAAATAGAAATGGGTCTTTGGTGAAAACTCTATCTAGGTAGTAGTATAAACTGATAGCTTTCTTATCAAGGTATGGAATGTTAAGGAAATTGTTGGTGCTTTAATAAGGATTGTTAATTCCAGTATTATTTAACAAGATTTTCCTCTATCAAATGCTTTTACAACAAGTATAATTTTACTCTAAAAGTGAACTCGGAATTTGCATTTTTGGGAAACTTTTTACACATTCAAATGATGACAAGATTATAAAGGGATTATGTGAAGTTGAAGGAGTGAAGCTTAATTTATTGATGATACTAACGTTTGAATCTACTGTTCCTTACGATGTGATATGAAGTTGTCTATTAAGTCAACGTTTGTCCTGAGCTACCACAAGGCGTCTCCATGTCACACAATGACTTGCCATGCTGTCAGTGTTGGCCTGATCCGGCTGCACGAGGGTGGTGCTACTCATCGTGGTGAGTTAGACATCGTAGAGCAAGCCGAACGCTCTAGGTCCAAGCTCGATATCTCGCAGGTTGGGTTGTAGACGTAACTTTTCTCAGGGAGGGTGGTCGGGAGGGTGGTGGTCGACGAGGAGGTGTAAGAAGTGGATGTGCCAAAAGTAGCCGCAGCGGTGGTAGGATGGATGGATCGTGGTGGTCGTGGTGATGAGAGTTAAGAGTGTGGTTGATTGACTTGTATGTGGTGAGGAGACTGCACCCGTAGCATCCTCCGGCTCATACAACATTTGCAACCAATAAACAAGTGGCGAAAACctgaattttttaatatatataaatataatttttgatatGATGTCTGCTTATTGTACTCACCAATGAAATGACATTTTTCTATTtgatttgatgaaaaatatctaaattatatatatatatactaggaaTGTACACGTGCGATGCATGTAGGTGactaataatgaaaaatataatcacGAGAATTAGATAATGTTTAAAGTCGTTTCAATAACATCATGTTTATAAGTATTTATCaatctaaatatatcaaaacacaaTACATAAAAACACATcatgacaataaatcatatatattcacTTATTTATATGACATTTTTCAATTCGCGACATAATACAGCTCTCTTAAATGATAAATcagcaaaaatatttttcattcaaatatcaTTCAACAtggaaaaaacaataaaaataaaattaacagaATAGTGAATTTTACcaaaatcaaaactaaaatttacTTAAATAGAGTACACATTTActaaattatcataataatgttaaaataaaatcattaaagtTGGTATTAAGGTAAATATCACTTTTGATTTTTCTAACTTTTAACACATTCcggattttatttaatttctatgTT
The Primulina tabacum isolate GXHZ01 chromosome 9, ASM2559414v2, whole genome shotgun sequence DNA segment above includes these coding regions:
- the LOC142555055 gene encoding ras-related protein YPT3 — translated: MAGYRASEDYDYLFKLVLIGDSGVGKSNLLSRFTKNEFNLESKSTIGVEFATRSLHIDGKVIKAQIWDTAGQERYRAITSAYYRGAVGALLVYDVTRRSTFENVLRWLKELRDHTDPNIVVMLIGNKSDLRHLVAVSTDDGKDLAERESLYFMETSALEATNVEKAFSEVLAQIHQIVSRKAVEAGDETATSVPTKGETINIKEEASVWKRYGCCSN